The Limanda limanda chromosome 13, fLimLim1.1, whole genome shotgun sequence genome has a window encoding:
- the LOC133018339 gene encoding verrucotoxin subunit beta-like — MDSGGLMAVAALGRPFSLGMLYDCRRDRLVPGITLWDRDDLKKDIGERPQNSNDFETVASESIEDKSSALKVEASLKASFLGGLVEVGGSAKYLKDHKTSRNQARVTLKYQTTTKFQELSMDHLGRGNVKHPYVFDKGIATHVVTGILYGAQAFFVFDREMSKGEDLQDIEGNLKVMIKKIPGISIEGEGSLNMEDKDKANDEKFSCKFHGDFSLEKNPVSFQDAVQVYQSLPTLLGPNGEKAVPVKVWLLPLTILDSTAAQLVRQISVGLVQEAQTVLEDFSELEMRCNDAMRTTTAQQFPQIGKKIKSFKEMCSVFKLEFQRDLSVKLPSIRGGGEEEAVLAEILMKRHSSPFNSRNLTEWMDCKEREIDTLRSFTDTMKNTKIVPSQNHLYKETLNTKHAVCFVFTSLGDAESFLSASSNYSPSEPTKPDQTQGQQQWFTSQDIAHKMRKQAKLFSDFAEANKENMNIKFLMVGLTNEIQKGSSIYLYKDGFSVNENFEPPSKPESVKASDINHNSVTLKISPPRFGAENITSYSVEYCVHGEDGWQQKTASKDGDVTASDLSPNTEYVFRCRAVTSVGVGPVNEVSGTIRTLPCSPPGEPRVEPNSSEITVSWQRPAELGQDVHVLSYIVEYAQADKVGKAEDLQWNRTMSKAEEVIISELQSETEYVVRVTCDCGGAGRSKNSISVNVCTKNVKPLTEFLTRTSVKISSEPLSVYKLSLDEKNTYTRGYQMFNFGKKSMKRNRTMVLFGASGSEKSTLINGMINYIVGVKWDDNFRFKLIVKNQSRSEAESQTPQVTVYKLNHQEGFKIPFSLTIVHIPEEIGDIERDKKIVEQLRNLFSAEEDGVSEIDAVCFVAQASLARLTPRQTHMFDSVLSIFGKDVAENIQILVTFADGQHLSVLEAINAANVPCPKTTEGLPVHFKFNNSALFAQNKSCAAESAREEDDEGDFDEMFWNMGIESLMKFFTDLNGMPTKNLTKTILRNIWKSQFWDPLQRT; from the exons ATGGACTCCGGCGGGTTGATGGCGGTGGCGGCGCTCGGTCGGCCTTTCTCCCTGGGGATGCTGTACGACTGTCGCAGAGATCGTCTAGTGCCTG GAATAACATTGTGGGACCGCGATGACCTGAAAAAAGATATTGGAGAAAGACCCCAGAACTCTAATGATTTTGAGACAGTTGCATCTGAATCAATTGAGGATAAATCTTCAGCTCTAAAGGTTGAAGCTTCTCTGAAAGCAAGTTTCTTGGGTGGACTGGTTGAGGTGGGGGGATCCGCCAAATACCTGAAAGATCACAAGACATCCAGAAATCAGGCCAGAGTAACACTGAAGTATCAAACTACCACTAAGTTCCAGGAACTGTCCATGGACCATCTCGGAAGAGGCAACGTGAAACATCCGTATGTTTTTGACAAAGGAATAGCAACACATGTAGTCACAGGTATTCTTTATGGAGCACAAGCCTTCTTTGTGTTTGATCGTGAGATGTCAAAAGGAGAAGATCTTCAGGACATTGAAGGCAACTTGAAAGTGATGATCAAGAAGATCCCAGGCATCTCTATAGAGGGAGAAGGTTCCCTGAACATGGAAGACAAAGATAAGGCAAATGATGAGAAGTTTTCTTGCAAATTCCACGGAGACTTTTCTCTTGAAAAGAATCCTGTGTCCTTTCAGGATGCTGTACAGGTCTATCAAAGCCTGCCAACACTACTGGGACCCAATGGGGAAAAAGCAGTTCCAGTGAAAGTCTGGCTGTTGCCATTGACAATCTTAGATTCTACTGCTGCTCAACTTGTTCGTCAGATAAGTGTAGGATTAGTTCAGGAAGCACAGACAGTCCTGGAGGACTTCAGTGAGCTGGAGATGAGGTGCAACGATGCCATgagaacaacaacagcacagCAGTTTCCTCAGATTggcaaaaaaattaaaagttttaaagaaatgtgCTCTGTGTTCAAACTAGAATTCCAACGAGATTTATCAGTGAAACTTCCATCTATACGAGGAGGAGGCGAAGAGGAGGCTGTGCTTGCAGAGATACTGATGAAGAGACATTCATCTCCGTTCAACAGCAGAAACCTGACTGAGTGGATGGactgtaaagagagagaaatcgaCACCTTAAGATCTTTCACCGAcacaatgaaaaacacaaagattgtTCCATCTCAAAATCATCTGTACAAGGAAACTCTCAATACAAAGcatgctgtgtgttttgttttcacctcaCTGGGAGATGCTGAGTCGTTCCTCTCAGCTTCATCAAACTATTCACCATCAGAAccaaccaaaccagaccagactCAAGGTCAACAGCAGTGGTTCACCTCACAAGACATCGCACATAAAATGAGGAAACAAGCAAAGCTCTTCAGTGATTTTGCAGAGGCCAACAAGGAGAACATGAACATAAAGTTCCTCATGGTGGGTTTGACAAATGAGATACAAAAAGGTTCCAGCATCTACCTTTATAAAGACGGCTTCTCCGTAAATGAGAACTTTGAACCACCTTCAAAGCCTGAAAGTGTGAAAGCAAGTGACATAAACCACAACAGTGTGACCCTGAAGATCTCTCCACCCAGATTTGGAGCCGAGAACATCACCTCCTACTCTGTTGAGTACTGTGTCCATGGAGAGGATGGATGGCAACAGAAGACGGCGTCAAAGGATGGAGACGTCACAGCGAGCGACCTGAGTCCTAACACAGAGTATGTGTTCAGATGCAGAGCTGTCACCTCAGTAGGTGTTGGACCAGTCAACGAGGTCAGTGGAACCATTAGAACTCTGCCCTGCAGCCCTCCTGGAGAACCTCGAGTTGAACCAAACTCAAGTGAGATAACCGTTAGCTGGCAGAGACCTGCTGAGCTTGGACAAGATGTCCACGTTCTGAGCTACATCGTGGAGTACGCCCAAGCAGACAAAGTGGGGAAAGCAGAAGATCTCCAGTGGAACCGAACAATGTCCAAAGCTGAAGAGGTGATCATATCAGAGCTTCAGTCAGAGACAGAGTATGTTGTCAGGGTCACATGTGACTGTGGTGGAGCTGGCAGAAGCAAGAACAGCATCTCTGTGAACGTCTGCACAAAGAATGTTAAACCTCTCACAGAATTCCTCACTCGTACGAGCGTAAAAATAAGTTCTGAGCCCCTGTCAGTTTACAAACTGTCACTGGATGAAAAAAATACTTATACACGAGGCTACCAGATGTTTAACTTTGGCAAAAAAAGCATGAAGAGAAATCGCACCATGGTTCTTTTTGGAGCGTCTGGATCAGAAAAGTCCACTTTGATAAATGGAATGATCAACTACATTGTAGGTGTAAAGTGGGACGACAATTTCAGATTTAAATTAATAGTCAAGAATCAGTCAAGATCAGAAGCTGAAAGCCAGACGCCTCAAGTCACTGTGTACAAACTGAACCACCAGGAGGGGTTTAAAATCCCCTTCTCTCTGACTATTGTGCATATTCCAGAAGAAATAGGAGACATAGAAAGAGACAAGAAGATCGTAGAGCAGCTTCGTAATCTCTTCTCTGCTGAGGAGGATGGTGTCAGTGAAATCGATGCTGTGTGTTTCGTAGCTCAGGCTTCTTTAGCACGACTCACAccaagacagacacacatgtttGACTCAGTGCTCTCCATCTTCGGCAAAGACGTGGCAGAAAACATCCAGATTCTGGTGACATTTGCAGACGGCCAACATTTATCAGTTCTGGAGGCGATCAACGCTGCGAATGTCCCGTGTCCGAAAACAACAGAAGGACTGCCGGTTCACTTCAAGTTCAATAACTCAGCGTTGTTTGCCCAAAACAAATCGTGTGCAGCAGAGAGCGCGAGGGAGGAAGATGACGAGGGAGACTTCGATGAGATGTTTTGGAACATGGGGATAGAAAGCTTGATGAAATTTTTCACTGATTTGAATGGAATGCCGACCAAAAACTTGACCAAGACAATTCTTCGAAACATATGGAAAAGCCAATTTTGGGATCCATTGCAGAGAACATAG
- the LOC133018153 gene encoding uncharacterized protein LOC133018153 has protein sequence MDSGGSMAVAALGRPFSLGMLYDCRRDLLVPGITLWDRDDLKKDIGERPQNSNDFEIVASESIEDKSSALNVEASLKASFLSGLVEVEGSAKYLNDHKTSRNQARVTLKYKATTKFQELSMNHLGRDNVKHPYVFDKGIATHVVTGILYGAQAFFVFDREMSEREDLQDVQGNLKVMIKKIKCISIEGEGSLNMEDKDKANVEKLSCKFHGDFSLEKNPVSFQDAVQVYQSLPTLLGPNGEKAVPVKVWLLPLTILDSTAAQLVRQISVGLVQKAQTVLEDFSELEMRCNDAMKTTTAQQFPQIGTKLKHFKEMCSVFKLEFQRDLSVKLPSIRGGGEEEAVLAEILMKRHSSPFNSRNLTEWMDCKEREIDTLRSFTDTMKNTKIVPSQNHLYKETLNTKHAVCFVFTSLGDAESFLSTSSNYSPSEPTKPDQTQAQQQWFTSQDIANEMRKQAKLFSDFAEANKENMNIKFLMVGLTNETEKGSSIYLYKDGFSVNENFQPPSKPESVKASDINHNSVTLKISPPRFGAENITSYSVEYCVHGEDGWQQKTASKDGDVTASDLSPNTEYVFRCRAVTSVGVGPVNEVSGTIRTLPCSPPGEPRVEPNSSEITVSWQRPAELGQDVHVLSYIVEYAQADKVGKGEDLQWNRTMSGADKVIISELQSETEYVVRVTCDCGGAGRSKKSISVNVCTKNVKPERSQRLADAVRDESKLLKPQSGSLPVYKIPLKEENITVNGCKRFRFGKESLDRNRTIMVLGATGAGKSTLINGMINYVLGVEWNDPYRFKLVDEGQSTSPGHSQTTKVTVYKLNHRAGFKIQNSLTIVDTPGFGDTRGIEKDKLIVEQLRKLFSAKGGVSEIDAVCFVAQASLARLTSTQKYVFDSVLSIFGKDVAENIRILVTFADVKRPPVLEAINEADVPCPKTKEGLPVILKFNNSALFAKNKSCAAKSSSEKDDEGDLSWNMGIKSMRKFFTALNVMTTKSLTMTKDVLREREQLEISVQSLQKQVKIGLDKLEKSQLKDHEAEISRNKNVVTERKVTKVFKYDNSGSGSFIMNCQQCNFTCHDNCSTANDKDKKRCRAMGPDGYCTQCPGKCIWSVHFNQENRWEYKEVIETVTVKQLEAKYLKATEAAMPVKALIDSLKSEYDLVQVEVMKVMRDSVKCLNRLKDIALRPNPLSTAEYIDMLIAGEKAEAKPGWKKRVQCLIDMRRQAEIIAKVDRGEQLL, from the exons ATGGACTCCGGCGGGTCGATGGCGGTGGCGGCGCTCGGTCGGCCTTTCTCCCTGGGGATGCTGTACGACTGTCGCAGAGATCTACTAGTGCCCG GAATAACATTGTGGGACCGCGATGACCTGAAAAAAGATATTGGAGAAAGACCCCAGAACTCTAATGATTTTGAGATAGTTGCATCTGAATCAATTGAGGATAAATCTTCAGCACTAAATGTTGAAGCTTCTCTGAAAGCAAGTTTCTTAAGTGGACTGGTTGAGGTGGAGGGATCGGCCAAATACCTGAATGATCACAAGACATCCAGAAATCAGGCCAGAGTAACACTGAAGTACAAGGCTACCACTAAGTTCCAGGAACTGTCCATGAACCATCTCGGAAGAGACAATGTGAAACATCCGTATGTTTTTGACAAAGGAATAGCAACACATGTAGTCACAGGTATTCTTTATGGAGCACAAGCCTTCTTTGTGTTTGATCGTGAGATGTCAGAAAGAGAAGATCTTCAGGACGTTCAAGGCAACTTGAAAGTGATGATCAAGAAGATCAAATGCATCTCTATAGAGGGAGAAGGTTCCCTGAACATGGAAGACAAAGATAAGGCAAATGTGGAGAAGCTTTCTTGCAAATTCCACGGAGACTTTTCTCTGGAAAAGAATCCTGTGTCCTTTCAGGATGCTGTACAGGTCTATCAAAGCCTGCCAACACTACTGGGACCCAATGGGGAAAAAGCAGTTCCAGTGAAAGTCTGGCTGTTGCCATTGACAATCTTAGATTCTACTGCTGCTCAACTTGTTCGTCAGATAAGTGTAGGATTAGTTCAGAAAGCACAGACAGTCCTGGAGGACTTCAGTGAGCTGGAGATGAGGTGCAACGATgccatgaaaacaacaacagcacagcAGTTTCCTCAGATTGGCACAAaacttaaacattttaaagaaatgtgctCTGTGTTCAAACTAGAATTCCAACGAGATTTATCAGTGAAACTTCCATCTAtacgaggaggaggtgaagaggaggctgTGCTTGCAGAGATACTGATGAAGAGACATTCATCTCCGTTCAACAGCAGAAACCTGACTGAGTGGATGGactgtaaagagagagaaatcgaCACCTTAAGATCTTTCACCGAcacaatgaaaaacacaaagattgtTCCATCACAAAATCATCTGTACAAGGAAACTCTCAATACAAAGcatgctgtgtgttttgttttcacctcaCTGGGAGATGCTGAGTCGTTCCTCTCAACTTCATCAAACTATTCACCATCAGAAccaaccaaaccagaccagactCAAGCTCAGCAGCAGTGGTTCACCTCACAAGACATTGCAAATGAAATGAGGAAACAAGCAAAGCTCTTCAGTGATTTTGCAGAGGCCAACAAGGAGAACATGAACATAAAGTTCCTCATGGTGGGTTTGACAAATGAGACAGAAAAAGGTTCAAGCATCTACCTTTATAAAGACGGCTTCTCTGTAAATGAGAACTTTCAACCACCTTCAAAGCCTGAAAGTGTGAAAGCAAGTGACATAAACCACAACAGTGTGACCCTGAAGATCTCTCCACCCAGATTTGGAGCCGAGAACATCACCTCCTACTCTGTTGAGTACTGTGTCCATGGAGAGGATGGATGGCAACAGAAGACGGCGTCAAAGGATGGAGACGTCACAGCGAGCGACCTGAGTCCTAACACAGAGTATGTGTTCAGATGCAGAGCTGTCACCTCAGTAGGTGTTGGACCAGTCAACGAGGTCAGTGGAACCATTAGAACTCTGCCCTGCAGCCCTCCTGGAGAACCTCGAGTTGAACCAAACTCAAGTGAGATAACCGTTAGCTGGCAGAGACCTGCTGAGCTTGGACAAGATGTCCACGTTCTGAGCTACATCGTGGAGTACGCCCAAGCAGACAAAGTGGGGAAAGGAGAAGATCTCCAGTGGAACCGAACAATGTCAGGAGCTGATAAGGTGATCATATCAGAGCTTCAGTCAGAGACAGAGTATGTTGTCAGGGTCACATGTGACTGTGGTGGAGCTGGCAGAAGCAAGAAGAGCATCTCTGTGAACGTCTGCACAAAGAATGTTAAACCAGAACGCTCTCAGCGACTAGCGGACGccgttagagatgaaagcaaaCTGCTGAAACCTCAGTCAGGATCTCTCCCTGTTTATAAAATCCCCCTGAAAGAGGAGAACATCACTGTGAACGGGTGCAAACGTTTCCGCTTCGGGAAAGAGTCCCTTGATCGTAATCGCACCATAATGGTTCTCGGAGCAACTGGTGCTGGCAAATCAACTCTTATCAACGGGATGATTAATTATGTTCTCGGTGTTGAGTGGAACGATCCCTATCGGTTTAAGTTAGTAGATGAGGGTCAGTCCACCTCACCAGGTCACAGCCAGACTACTAAAGTCACTGTGTACAAACTCAACCATCGGGCCGGCTTTAAAATTCAGAACTCGCTCACTATTGTTGACACTCCAGGCTTTGGAGATACGAGAGGTATCGAAAAGGACAAGTTGATCGTAGAGCAGCTTCGTAAACTCTTCTCTGCGAAGGGTGGTGTCAGTGAAATCGATGCTGTGTGTTTCGTAGCTCAGGCTTCTTTAGCACGactcacatcaacacagaaatacGTGTTTGACTCAGTGCTCTCCATCTTCGGCAAAGACGTGGCAGAAAACATCCGGATTCTGGTGACATTTGCAGACGTCAAGCGTCCACCAGTTCTGGAGGCGATCAACGAGGCGGATGTCCCGTGTCCGAAAACCAAAGAAGGACTGCCAGTTATCTTGAAGTTCAATAACTCAGCGTTGTTTGCAAAAAACAAATCGTGTGCAGCAAAGAGCTCGAGTGAGAAAGATGACGAGGGAGACTTGTCTTGGAACATGGGGATAAAAAGCATGAGGAAGTTTTTCACTGCTTTGAATGTGATGACGACCAAAAGCTTGACGATGACAAAGGACGTcctcagagaaagagagcagcTCGAGATCTCAGTTCAGAGTTTGCAGAAGCAGGTTAAAATTGGGTTAGACAAGCTGGAGAAATCACAACTGAAAGATCACGAGGCAGAGATCAGCAGAAACAAGAATGTTGTGACCGAACGCAAAGTCACTAAGGTTTTTAAATATGATAATTCTGGTTCTGGATCTTTCATCATGAACTGTCAGCAGTGTAACTTTACCTGTCATGACAATTGTAGTACTGCaaatgataaagataaaaaacgCTGTAGGGCAATGGGGCCAGATGGGTACTGTACTCAGTGCCCAGGCAAATGTATTTGGAGTGTACATTTTAATCAGGAGAACCGATGGGAGTACAAGGAAGTCATAGAAACAGTAACGGTAAAACAGCTGGAAGCAAAGTACCTGAAAGCCACCGAGGCTGCAATGCCTGTGAAGGCACTGATTGACAGCCTGAAGTCTGAGTACGACCTTGTGCAGGTTGAGGTGATGAAAGTGATGCGTGACTCTGTCAAGTGTTTAAACAGACTTAAAGACATCGCACTGAGGCCAAACCCTCTGTCCACTGCAGAGTACATTGACATGCTCATAGCAGGAGAGAAAGCTGAGGCCAAGCCGGGCTGGAAGAAACGAGTCCAGTGTCTGATAGACATGAGAAGACAAGCAGAGATCATTGCTAAAGTGGACAGAGGAGAACAACTCCTCTAG